From the Micromonospora echinofusca genome, the window AGCCGGTTGCGACGGGCCAGCAGCTTCGCCGCGACGGTCAGGATCAGCACGAGGGCGACCAGGGTGAGTGCCGCCGTCCACGCCCGCGCCGGCGCGTACCGGGACGCGTCACCGGCCTGCTGGTAGACGAAGAGGGCCAGCGACGACTGGTTGTTCTCGAACGGGTTGAAGTTGATCGCCGCGCCGCCGCCGGCGACGAGCAGCACCGGGGCGGTCTCGCCGGCCGCGCGGGCGATGGCGAGCATGACGCCGGTGACGATGCCCGGCAGCGCGGTCGGCAGCACGACCCGCAGGATGGTCTTCCACTTCGGCACGCCGAGGGCGTACGCCCCCTCGCGCAGCGGCGCCGGGACGAGACGCAGCATCTCCTCGGTGGAGCGGACCACGGTGGGCAGCATCAGCACGCTCAGGGCGAGCGCGGCGGCGAAGCCGGAGAAGCTGGGCCGCCCGTCGTTGAACCACGGCGAGACGATCAGCACCCAGAACGCCAGCACGAACAGGCCGGCGACGATCGACGGGATGCCCGTCATCACGTCCACGAAGAACCGGATGGTGAAGGCGAACCGGCCGCGGCCGTACTCGACGATGTAGATCGCGCAGAGGATGCCGAGCGGGACGGTGATCAGGGCGGCGATGCCGACCTGCTGGAGCGTGCCGACGATCGCGTGGTACGCGCCGCCGTTCGGGTCCCGCGCGCCGATGTTGTTCATCGAGGTGAGGAAGAAGTCGGCGTCCAGCCGCTCGGCGCCCTTGCTGACCAGGGTCCAGACCACCGACGCCAGCGGCAGGACGGCCAGTACGAACGCCGAGTGGATCAGCGCGCTCCAGGTGCGGTTGCGGGCCGACCGCCGTCCCTCGACGCGGTTGGCGGCGGCGAACAGGCCAGCCAGGTAGAGCAGCGCGCCGAGCACCACGACCAGCACGGGACCGCCGGTGCCGGTGCCGTACGCGAACACGGCGGCGACCAGCAGGGCGGCTGCCGCGATGGCCGGCGCGGCGTACTTCGGCAGCCGGCGGGCCTTGAGGGTGGGCGGCTGTGCGGGCGGACGGGTCCGGTGCGACGGGACAGTAGTGGTCATGCGGCCGACTCCGTGAACTCCCGGCGGCGGTGGATGATCGCCCGTGCCGTGATGTTGACGATCAGCGTGATGGCGAAGAGCACGAGGCCCGAGGCGATCAGCGCGCCCCGACCCGTGTCGTTCGCCTCGCCGAACGTGTTGGCGATGTTGGCGGCGATGGTGTTGCCGCCGCTCTCGATCAGGTTGAACGAGATGTTGAAGGTGATGCCGAGGGTCATCGCCAGGGCGATGGTCTCGCCGAGCGCCCGGCCCAGGCCGAGCATCACCGCGGCGACGATGCCGGGCCGGCCGTACGGCAGCACGGCGGTGCGGATCATCTCCCAGCGGGTGGCGCCGAGGGCGAGGGCGGCCTCCTCGTTGGCGGTCGGGGTCTGCGTGAACACCTCGCGGGAGAGCGAGGTGATGATCGGCAGCACCATGATCGCCAGGACCAGCGCGCCCAGCATGATGGAC encodes:
- the pstA gene encoding phosphate ABC transporter permease PstA, whose amino-acid sequence is MTTTVPSHRTRPPAQPPTLKARRLPKYAAPAIAAAALLVAAVFAYGTGTGGPVLVVVLGALLYLAGLFAAANRVEGRRSARNRTWSALIHSAFVLAVLPLASVVWTLVSKGAERLDADFFLTSMNNIGARDPNGGAYHAIVGTLQQVGIAALITVPLGILCAIYIVEYGRGRFAFTIRFFVDVMTGIPSIVAGLFVLAFWVLIVSPWFNDGRPSFSGFAAALALSVLMLPTVVRSTEEMLRLVPAPLREGAYALGVPKWKTILRVVLPTALPGIVTGVMLAIARAAGETAPVLLVAGGGAAINFNPFENNQSSLALFVYQQAGDASRYAPARAWTAALTLVALVLILTVAAKLLARRNRLGR